From the genome of Medicago truncatula cultivar Jemalong A17 chromosome 2, MtrunA17r5.0-ANR, whole genome shotgun sequence:
ccTTGAAACTTTTGTTATGGCAATCCAAATATTAACTAATAACTTTTGTTATGATGTAGGTGCGTGCAGTCGTGTTATTGAACAACTACTACCACACAAAACTGAATCAAGAGCTAGCATTTTTGCCATACAGGGAATTTTGCAACATCATTGTGGATCTGAGACCAGCAATGTTGACATATATGAAATTTATGTTGCAGCCTAATTATACTGACTAAATTATGAACATGTTCAAAGAATTTCAACCAGAATTGACTGACACTAAGATAGTCCAACCCAACTGCAGTTATTTGGACCAGACTAGCCATTCTAGTCAATAATCATTGCATGTTTATCAAATTTTGTTCTAAGAAGGGGGAAAATACCAATTCTAAGAAGCCAAACTGAGAATTCAGTTCTAAGAAGGGGGAAAATACCAATTTTGATAGAAACAACTCAGACCCATAAATAAAATCAGGAGCCAAACTAtgaaatcaataatattataaactcaATTAAACACAAATTCATGATCAAGTAAACACAGAATTACAAATTAAGTATCACAATTTTGAAAAGAGGTTGGGGTTTcacgaatttttttttaacagcaaaGGGGTTTCACGATTGAAAAGTCAtcggagagagagagagagagagagagagcagcGACGGTGAGAAGTTCCGATTGAGCAGCGACGGTGAGAGGTTGGACGGATTCGATTGAACTTGGACGGTGAGAGGTtcctgatttgatttttttttactgagtgaatttttctttttttgactgAGCTTGGAAGATGTGTTTTACGGTGAGGAAGGGATAAggtttcaaatttgttttaccTCAGGCAGTTTTAACCACCTGATGTGAAAAAAGATAGACCAAATTTTCCCACAAATTGCGAAAATGCCACCACgtgttttttccttcatttcagTTATCCACTGATGTAAATGCCATATGCTATTAGGAATTCCCTTCATGTATTTATGTCAACTGATGTAAAAACTCACAGTGTGTATCTTTCTCTTCAGTTATTTTCCGTGCTGATGTGAAAACTAAAACCCCCTTGTCGTTAAATCTATATTTTGTAGTAGTGCACAAATGATTGTCAATATATCACTATTCTTTAAATTAATGTAATCAATAGTGATTTTCTCAGGAAACATATTATGGATATTTGATTGTCAATATTTGGATTGTTGTTTTGCCTACCACAAccaatagaaaaatatataaaataaaatcttagcaaataaaagttaatttaataaaaataataataataatataaaaaatatattgacttaataaatttaaattacaataaaaaaactactttttttaagaactaaattaaaatactaaatttaaaatacttaaatatttattaattaaattttattatgaattatgaatGTCCTTTAATGTCATTTTACAATTATTAGCCAGTTGAACCGCTGATTTGATCAAACACTTTAATTATCTTATCAGTCATCAACTATCagttataagctatcagctatcagtcatcagctataagctatcaactagcttatcagctatccgctatttttatcaaacagagcTAAAGTAAAAAcctaatgtgagtatgaaagagaaagttgtctcaaaatgtaaatatgtttttcgttcctataaatatagagaattttgattttagtcccaaaaaaattaaactgaatGTTTTCATCCTCAcgaaaaattttattttatttttggtccttaATGACCGCTTTATGTTCATGTAAATGTCAAGACGTCAAGATTATAATACTTTTATGTTTAAATTGTATCCATAATAtgttcatttattttgtttaaccttcatatattcatattatgttcaataacatgtcaaaattatatcggatagaaaaataaaacaaaaaatcctgtgaggatgaaaacatctaattttattttcaaggaactaaaattaaattttggtatatttatagcgatgaaaaaaaaagatcaaattttACTAATGTAATATTATACTAATGTTACATCGCTCGATATTGTTTTTCCCGTTTCATGTTTTTTAACTTTGACCGTTAGATTATAAGTAAATATGACACATATCAtccatgtaaaattttatacaaaTCTAAAATTATATGACATGTTACTGAGACCCACGAAGAATAATATTTGAAGAGTTTTTATTGAACACCATTAATTTTAGTGGGCCACAAAAATATATCAGATCATTTTAGATTGGTATAAAATTTTTCACAGTTGATCAATACGATATAAATTTAGGTCCTTACagtcaaatataagcaaaaaggGTCTTAAAATTCAAATGTATTGGATCTAAATTTTAcactaattttacttttttaagattcattttaataatataaaaaaatctaattgttAAATATTGCAATATTTATGTTCACATTATCATAAATATGTTCacattttgcttatatttatatatggaagaattaaaaataaaatattcaaaattattaaatattgcaATAAATATGTTCACATTGTCATAAATACGTTCACATTCAATTTATACATAAAAATCATGTATAAGTATCCCTTTTAGGATtaaactaagaaaaataaaccttctctctctaaaatatcCTCCCTCTTCTCTCTACCTTCTTCACCGTAAACAGTCTAAACACCCAACGACCCTTTCCCTTTTCATCCAAAGTTTTTGCCTTCAACATGTAGCCAACATTAGGTGGTGGTGCGACGGTCGACTTTAGCCATCCGCACCACCCATCCCAGTCGGAGCCGCCGCGCCGGGGGTTCCTTTATGgtggttttcaatttttttttccagtttacattcatttttcttttgcagATCTGGAGTTTTTCATTTGTGGTTGTTTCGTTTTGGGTGGTTGTAGTCTGCCGCCAGAACCACCTCAGAGCTTGTTTCCTTTGGTAATTGACTAGTAAGCATGTGTCTTTTGCTAGCTTCTCGCCCCATTAAAGTGGGTCAACACCTACTTCAGCTCTATCTTTGTTGTTCTATTCTAAGAACTTTTTGGCTGGTGGTGGAAGAGGTGGTGGTGCTGGCTTTGGAATGGTGCCTTTTTTCAGTCACTTGGATTGTGCTCAGACTCTTTTCCTTGCTAGCTTGTCCACACAAATCTTCTTTGGACGTCTTGGTAATCTTGAGCGTGTTGCAGTGGTGGTGGATCCATCGTGAATCAGTTTTAGAGGTGGTGTGGCTGCGCCGGTGATGAGGTTGCGGTGGTGTTGGGTGGTGACGTGGTGGTGGTGATGTATGGTGCCAATTTGTGTTCGTTTTCGGGCTGAAGGTGTGTCAGTTGTTGGTGGGTGGTTCGGTTGGAGGTGACGGGGTGGTGACAAACGTGGGGTGTGGAGGGGGGATGTATGGTGTCGATATGTGTGATCTATTTCCGGCAACTGCACGTGGAGCGACATCTCTTTCATTCACGATTAATCATGCTTCAAAGAAATCCTAGATCGTTTCTCTTCATAAGGATCATGGTGGTTGTAGTTGTTCGCGCCGGTGGCCGTAGTGTTTCAGATTTTGCTTGTTTGGTGGgagacccccccccccccccccgttCGTTACTTTTACTAATTCGATGTTGTTTTCTGTTTGTGTGGTGGTgttgaggtggtggtggtggcttTGTGTGGGGGATCGTGGGACTGTCTTAGTGAGGTTTGGATGGGTAGTCGTGATTTTTTTGGACTCGAATTTGGTGTTGGAACGATTTACGGACGAGAACTTTATAAGGGTGTGGTTGGTGTTGTTTAGGTGAAGAGGCGAGTGTTTGTTGGAGTTGATTTATTTTAGAGGCTGCCTCTGTTACTCGGGTCCTTGTTCGCTGTCCCTAGCTCTTTTTGCGTTTTTTGGGTTGTTAAGGTGTTTAGGCTGTTTAGAAGAAGCGAATTCCTTTGTGTTGAGCCTTTTCCTTTTGATATGTTTGTTGTTTGCACCACCGCTTATCATGTCGTGACTTGGTGTTTCTCTAGTGTATCGGGGGTGAGGGGTGCCCTTTTGATTTAGCCtaccgatcacttttgattcgataCCGGGAGTCAGTTCTTTGGCTCAAGTTAGGTTTTGGGCTTTTACGGTTTCTTTCGGTGGATCGAAGGTCGGGAGGTGGTGGAAGCTGAATGATCTTTCGGATAGGAGATTTGAGGATGTGGCTCAACTTTGGTGTTCAGGACCAGGAGTTTTATTTTTAGGGGTGTTTTTCTAAGGGAGTGAGTAGTGACGATGAGTGGTTGAATATCATTTTTACATTGGTCGTTTTCGTGAAGGAGTTTAttttaggtggtgatgtgtATTTTGGTGGGTGTTGTCCTCGGGGGTGTTTTTAAGGTGTTTATTTTTgggtgttccgcctatatacggTTCCTTTTGTTTGTATTCTCAATTTCATCGGTCTCTGTTCATCTTGAGCAGGGATTTGGTTGTTCAATAAaatttgctgttttttttttacccctTTTAGGATTATACTTACTGTGAATCAATctcattatataaaaaaagtagaagAATTTCATTCCTCCAAAAATCGGGCGGGGAGTTGATGAATAACTTCTTTTAAGGGGCATAACAACATTACAACAAGAGTTATTGGTTCAACTTCTTTTAAGGGGCATAGCAACATTACAACAAGAGTTATTGGTTCAACATTACAACAAGGCAGGGGCCAAGTTCAAGAGAGAGCCCCTGCTTTCGATCCTGCCACCTTTACATTATCTTATGCATGCACTGAAGCATTTTTTAGATGGTAGCAAGAGTATTATAGACGTCAGGCTAGTCAAGTAAATCCAGATTCTTTGCTCCCTCAACTGACATTTGCTTTTAACATTGTGCAGGAATCATCGAAGAAGAACAAATGTACGCATATTCGAGAAATTCAAGCTTtctaaaaattctttcaaactgTATATGATCTTTTACATCTTAAGTAGACAGCTCACTATGCTGCTAAAACCTTTGAGAGATAACATAAATGATAAACTTCCCTCAATGAAGTTTCCTCCTTTAACTCCCAGTAAATACCTTTTTGccttacattttaaaattaaatttccaccattaaatcgaaaaaaatttcaaatattaaaaaatcagaaaaaacgataagattttttttgaaattttcgttttttttttcaaaattaaattttatttaaagattctatagtttaattttcaaaataaaaaaaaagtcagatttaatttttaaattttttctacaaaaaaaattatggtaaatattttatttttaaaaatttggattaaatttttttataaaattttaaaaaaattcagatttttattttgaaaattttattccagatttttataaaatcattgagGTGAAGAGGTGGTGAAGAAAGTAAATGAGGGatgactttttctctttccaaaaataactcaaatttcaatacaaataacacatgtaacaaatatataagaataaatttaaatatttaaaaaatataacaaacatgatatgaatatatatatagaggggaGATATTTTGACTCTAAGAGTAAGTATGAtaacttactccaaatcttgatTTTTAATTCCAATATTAATTAATGACTTAGATTAATTAATATGGTAtgctttaatttcatttttcattgtaGTCAGCACTTAACAcaccacaaaataacaaaataataaatgtcttttaattaATATAGCAGGCGAAAACTGAAAATTACATATATTACATAGGTGAAAAGTACTATTAACCTTATTAATAACATTGGTGCAAGTTATATCACAATGCATTCTCTAGTTCAGTGGAAATATCTCTTATTTTGCTTAATCATTCTAGTACCAAGAACCAAGATCGATGTATGTTGAAACATTTTTATAGAATAACAAGTTTTACCCTAATTATGTGATTTGGCAAGCAAACAGCTTAGGTAATAATAGATTTTCCACGGCATCTTCCCTTATATTAAGAGAGATTGAATTGCGTATATGAATGTAAAATGTGTTTCTTGATTTCTTGATGAACATACAACTTGAATTTATTACCTACAGCTGGCAGATATTGGAGAGGGTGCATATAGCTTTTTACGATGAAAGTTGGCAGAATAGGGAAGCGTATAATTATGATGCAGAGGTGCAGTAGACAATGTGTGTGTGCACAGTGCACGCACTCTCACTCCAGCTCAATCTAGTAGTAAACAACAAgataacttttataattttttataatttttgtgaacaatcattttttataatttttgtgataactttcttttttatattcacattatttttttactttctctttctattgctttgatttttgtgccactacctaatttcctttgtaaaattttaattatcacaaaagttatcaCATGTATAGATGTTCTAATAACACAACTcaaacaacaattgttcatgTCAGATCAGAAGAACCTAAAGAAGATTAAAGAGGAATATTATAATAGCAGTTCAAATCTAGTAAATTAAGAATGTATTAAATTATTCACTGTCTTCATAtattaatttctataaaaaGGAACCCTTCAGTCATGCATTAAACATTCATTTTATCCATTAAACTCATAATGGCTTCTTTTGCAACTCTTTTCTCCCTCCTCACAATAGCCATTCTCTCATTTTCTTGTTCATCACAATTCATCTTACCCATTGAAAAAGACCCATTAACCAATCTTTTCTACACCTCAGTTGGCATTGGAACACCTCAACACAATTTCAATCTAGTGATTGATATTGGAGGACCAACTATATGGTATGACTGCAACAAAAACTATAACTCTTCAACCTACAATCCCATCTCTTGTGACTCCAAGCTTTGCCCTAAATTTAGTGGATGCACTGGCTGCTCTGGCCCTTTCAAACCAGGTTGCTCAAACAATACATGTGCTGCTAACATAATTAACCCATTAGTCAATGCTATTTTTGTAGGTGACACTGGcaatgatgttttgttcatatcaCACTCTAAAGTCTCTAACCTACTTTCTGGATGCACTGAATCAGAAGTGTTTACAGGTGAAGATGTTCCTCTTAAAAACTTACCAAAAACTAGTAAAGGGATATTAGGCCTTGCAAGAACAAAACTTTCACTACCAAAACAgctttcatcatcttcttctcataagCTTCCTAACAAATTTGCTCTTTGTTTACCATCTTCAAACAAGAAAGGACTTGGTAGCCTCTTCATTGGTGGGATACCCCAACAAAGTTcttttttcaagtttcaactcaCTAAAATTCCTCTTGTTATTAACCCCTTTAGCACTGCTCCAATATTTACTAAAGGTGATGCTTCTTATGAATATTTCATTGATGTGAAATCAATTAAAGTTGGTGGTGAAATTCTTAACTTTAAGTCTTCCCTTTTGTCCATTGACAATAAGGGAAATGGTGGGACAAAAATTAGCACCATGAAATCTTTCTCAGTGTTGCATAGTTCAATTTATAGTACTCTTGTTAGAGATTTTGTGAAGAAGGCttctgataaaaaaataaagaaagtggCATTAGTGGCACCATTTGGAGCATGTTTTGATTTTAGCACCATTGGTAGGACTAATACTGGATTGGATGTACCAACTATTGATTTGGTTCTACAAGGTGGTGTAGAGTGGACAATTTACGGTGGAAATTCAATGGTGTTGGTGAATAAAAAGGTAGCAAGTCTTGGATTTGTGGATGGTGGTAAAAAGCCAACAACATCAGTTGTTATTGGTGGGCACCAATTGGAGGACAATCTACTGGAGTTTGATTTAGTTTCATCTAAATTAGGATTCAGCTCTTCCCTGCTTCTTCATAATGCAAGATGTTCTAATTCATAAACTAATTTCTCTCTTATTTCAATTGAGTGAGATTATGAGTTTAATTAACTTTTGTTCTTTCCATTTCAATTGAGTTAGGTTAGATCTATGGTTGTaactttttcctttctctttctgTCTGaatttaataaagtaaaatgtCACTTATTATTGGCTGAGAATTAATGAAGTGCATCCATTTTTGCTTAATTTGTGTATGATGCTAGTTCAAAGAAAACTCCCTCTATTATGGTTCATAATTTATACacattaacacaataaaaaaagtgaatagaCGGACACGGAATACCTCTTTGAACACTAGTACAATATAATAGGAAATGTATTCACAAGTGACGAGTACAACTATAAATATCAGAGTATCCATACTTTAGGTAATGAAAGACAGTAGAAATATTGGTAATAAACAAAATGGCACCAGAAATTGGTAATGAAAGGCTCAAACTTAGAGAAGACGTGATAGGGGCGGATCTACACATTTGATATATGTGTGgctaaaatttcaaagaaacaataatgtaaactatataaaaaataagaaataacattGTTTGATACAATACATTGCAATGAAAATCATCTCATATTCATATGTTGAAAATGAGCTAAAATGACATCATTGCTAATTGTTAAAAGAACATTCTTTCTATATAAGTTACAAGACAATCATCTAGCCACAGATCACCTATTTTGTTACATATATAGTTGACTTTTCATAACTTTCATAGCTGAAAAAACACGTTCAACATTTGCAAATGCTACCAGCAAGAGCAAAGTCAACGTCAAAAGCTTATAAACCATAACAAATGTGTTGAACTTATTGTGTTCTGGTTGTTGTTCGTGAGGGACATAGAGTTCGGATGGATAGGGAATATTGTATGTTGTTCTACatattgtgttttatttatataaaaataaataatgggaAATTGCATGTGCATGTGTGGCTTTAGCCACACATAGGCCAATAGTGTGTCCGCCCCTGAGACGTGGCCTCATGCAAGGAAAAGGCGGGTCACTTCATTGAAGCAAATTTTGGTTTAAAATGGACATTTTAGTCAACAAAATACATACTCGATCATCTTTATTGTAATACTCCTCCATCCTATTTATAAAAGATATTTGAATCAACatagttgatatatttaatctaaatttttaactaaatacatcaatttttgttaaCTAAAATCAGCGGAATCGAGTATCAAAGATGAAAGTAGTGTCACGGCTTCCCCTCTCATATTACGCTGCTGAAATGTTATGCAACTTAGTCtaaatgcaagaaaatatgGTACAATGTGTCTATGATTCACAAACTGTGGGTTAGAGAATAAAGTTGAGAGGATAAAAGCGTggtattgaataattaaatgatgAACAGCTGTATATATTAATGAATTAAGTAGCACAAGAGTCCAGGCCTCCcaactatattttaaaaacaacttggTGATATTTTTGGCAAGaattctggaccattggatcATTGAATCACGGGTTGAATCACATAGTTGAAcaagataaaatcaaataacTCAAAGGTATATTTCGGGTGtctatatttttacaaaaaaaatgtttgataaaaatttaaCTAACACAGAAATGTTATTGGTGCAATTTGGGTTAGAATCCTCTCCatttactatatattttttcatttattataaaGAGATACATacaaattttttgacaaaagtaataaaataattaatgatggtgagATCTATTAATTGATCAAACTCACAACGTATTTTTCGTGTGTGTAtctctttaattaaaattctgtcaaaaaaatctctttatttaaagagtttttttgacagaattttaattaaagagataaataaagagatttttttgacagaattttaattaaagagaTACGCTTATATCgtaccaaaaaaaatctcatttatatgttgcaaacaattaaaaatgaaatgaaaagacaaatttaacattaaaatgataactttttcaagtttcaaaatgtaaaatacacaatctttcaaaaaaaaaaaaaatgtaaaatatacaatttttacaaaaatatttcattttataattctTTAACTAATATCCATGAGTCactagttagcatttcccatttCAAAATGGAGATTATTCTTATTCCAATTTGTgtaatttattatgatttttttagctTTTTGAAGAGATGTTAATGAATTGGTCCTTTATCTGCAGTTTTAAAGTTTCTTATTCCTATGCTTACTAGTACTTGCAATTTgcaaaaaccaaaaatagtGATCATCGAACTGCATGCTTAATTGCTTCACACTGCCGCAAGACACAAAGTAACGGAGtcagtaaaaaataaaactggtTGAGTTGAACAAATTATTGCATCATCGAACTGTGTGTTGAACATGCATGGAGTACGGTGTTCGTGTTtctaaaacaaatatgtactatacttttcttttattagGGGAAATGCAGACGAAGCATATAAAATCAAACTACAGTTAATATGATAATAATTCTGTTCAATAACTAAATGATCTCGAAGTTATTTTACTATTGCAAATAAGCCGGAAGTAAAACAAGAAGAGAAACACGCAATTTGGATAATGAACAGATCCAGTACTACAACATAATTGACATCTAGTAACACATGAAAATTattactaaattaaaaaaaatgttattaattaaaattagtaaCATTTGTACAATTGTTAGGTAAAGCCCATATTACTAAAGAGCTTTAGTTACATTTTGTAGTATTATctgtaacatttaaaaattgtcGTAAAATGTTACATTATTATAACACTTTTTGTATCACTCGTAACACTAAAAAGTtattacatttataatttttgagaaGTTGTAAAAAATGTCGCAAAATTGTCCAGgctaaaaaattgtgaaactaCCAAAAAATGTTACTACTAGTtgaaatagattaaaaaaaaagtggattatCAATAGGAGTTTTTGTACTCAATCTACCACATTGAATCTAGAGATTGCATAAGTGTTTTTACATGATCCAAGCAAATCAAAATACTacattttgatcaaaatttagATCGATGATTTTggataacattataatcaaataAGATATCCTAACCAGTAATAATCACTTTTtccatcaaattaaaaaaaataaaaaaaaattagccaTGAGGGAATCTAACCAAGCTAATGCAACAAAAATCTTTGTTTGCAAAACCATCTTTCATAGCTTCtctggaaacaacaaaagtc
Proteins encoded in this window:
- the LOC25486091 gene encoding probable aspartic proteinase GIP2, which translates into the protein MASFATLFSLLTIAILSFSCSSQFILPIEKDPLTNLFYTSVGIGTPQHNFNLVIDIGGPTIWYDCNKNYNSSTYNPISCDSKLCPKFSGCTGCSGPFKPGCSNNTCAANIINPLVNAIFVGDTGNDVLFISHSKVSNLLSGCTESEVFTGEDVPLKNLPKTSKGILGLARTKLSLPKQLSSSSSHKLPNKFALCLPSSNKKGLGSLFIGGIPQQSSFFKFQLTKIPLVINPFSTAPIFTKGDASYEYFIDVKSIKVGGEILNFKSSLLSIDNKGNGGTKISTMKSFSVLHSSIYSTLVRDFVKKASDKKIKKVALVAPFGACFDFSTIGRTNTGLDVPTIDLVLQGGVEWTIYGGNSMVLVNKKVASLGFVDGGKKPTTSVVIGGHQLEDNLLEFDLVSSKLGFSSSLLLHNARCSNS